From Daphnia pulicaria isolate SC F1-1A chromosome 4, SC_F0-13Bv2, whole genome shotgun sequence, one genomic window encodes:
- the LOC124337156 gene encoding putative defense protein 3 encodes MVIANKTTPSSPALLSVPIHQSLRSLLPTNRMLNSYLVFLSALVATQVTALPNGAPLTACGSMKPLHVPFIFAQPNSPFTLTVSSATASVGSPITVTLKSTTAATFKGFLVQARSGNSKTALGTFDVSQGTNAGKTLNCPKGTANAVTHKDATLKTEQSFKWTPPASFTGKVTMKATVVEAYALIYRDISSETITVS; translated from the exons ATGGTCATAGCTAATAAAACCACACCTAGCTCTCCAGCTTTGCTCTCAGTTCCAATTCACCAGTCACTTCGGTCACTACTACCAACCAACag AATGTTAAACTCTTACCTCGTATTTCTGAGCGCTCTCGTTGCGACTCAAGTAACGGCACTTCCCAATGGAGCCCCTTTAACTGCCTGTGGATCCATGAAGCCACTTCACGTGCCTTTTATCTTCGCTCAGCCAAACTCCCCGTTTACTTTAACAGTCAGCAGCGCGACAGCCAGTGTTGGCTCTCCCATAACAG TGACTTTGAAATCCACGACTGCAGCCACTTTCAAAGGTTTCCTGGTTCAAGCTCGATCCGGGAATAGTAAGACTGCTCTTGGCACATTCGATGTTTCACAAGGAACCAATGCGGGGAAAACACTGAACTGCCCGAAAGGAACTGcg AACGCTGTAACTCATAAGGACGCTACCTTAAAAACTGAGCAATCATTTAAATGGACTCCGCCAGCAAGTTTTACCGGAAAAGTCACGATGAA AGCCACAGTAGTTGAGGCTTATGCTTTAATTTACAGGGATATTTCCTCCGAGACTATTACTG